The Spiribacter vilamensis genome includes a region encoding these proteins:
- the rplL gene encoding 50S ribosomal protein L7/L12 — MAVSKEDILETISNMTVMEVVELIEAMEEKFGVTAAAAVAAAPAAGGGEAEAAEEQTEFDVVMTSFGENKVGVIKAVRAATGLGLKEAKTLVEGVPAPVKEAASKEEADELKGQLEEAGAAVELK, encoded by the coding sequence ATGGCCGTTTCCAAGGAAGACATCCTCGAGACCATCTCGAACATGACCGTAATGGAGGTCGTCGAGCTCATCGAGGCAATGGAAGAGAAGTTCGGCGTGACTGCCGCCGCCGCCGTTGCCGCGGCACCCGCCGCCGGTGGTGGCGAGGCCGAGGCCGCCGAAGAGCAGACCGAGTTCGATGTCGTCATGACAAGCTTCGGCGAGAACAAGGTCGGCGTGATCAAGGCCGTCCGTGCCGCCACGGGTCTGGGTCTCAAAGAGGCCAAGACGCTGGTGGAGGGCGTGCCCGCCCCGGTCAAGGAAGCCGCTTCGAAGGAAGAGGCCGACGAGCTGAAGGGTCAGCTTGAAGAGGCCGGTGCTGCTGTCGAGCTCAAGTAA